The sequence CCAGCGGGCTTTTCGGAATGTTCGACATCTCCCTCAGCACATGCGTGTAAATCATTGTGGTCTCGACATGCTTATGACCCAGCAGTTCCTGCAATTCCCTGATATTGGTCCCTGTCATCAAAAGGTGCG is a genomic window of Nitrospirota bacterium containing:
- a CDS encoding tyrosine-type recombinase/integrase, with the protein product HLLMTGTNIRELQELLGHKHVETTMIYTHVLREMSNIPKSPLDNLYRK